In Paenibacillus larvae subsp. larvae, the following proteins share a genomic window:
- the spoIIIAG gene encoding stage III sporulation protein AG translates to MGKFKQWFDNWLGGGEKGTKKSHLTLMILVAVLVGAALMILSSFMNVKDISHYNEGRGSPKEEVSQQVFSGKENKEKNGFREYEEAFESRLKELLKKIAGVGEPEVMVNIESTEETVVERNAKESHQTTSEKDTNGVSRNISEITRDGQVVLYQVSGDQKPLVLKYIKPKIRGVLVVAKGAENMTVKRMISEAVERSLDVPAQKISILPKKQS, encoded by the coding sequence GTGGGCAAGTTTAAGCAGTGGTTCGACAATTGGTTGGGTGGAGGAGAAAAAGGTACAAAAAAATCCCATCTTACGCTCATGATCCTCGTTGCCGTACTGGTGGGGGCTGCCTTGATGATTCTGAGCTCTTTTATGAATGTGAAGGACATCAGTCACTATAACGAGGGTCGTGGCTCCCCCAAGGAAGAGGTCTCCCAACAGGTTTTTTCCGGAAAAGAAAATAAGGAGAAAAACGGCTTCCGGGAGTATGAAGAGGCTTTTGAAAGCCGTCTAAAAGAACTTTTGAAAAAAATTGCAGGAGTGGGCGAACCCGAAGTAATGGTGAATATTGAATCGACTGAAGAAACTGTCGTAGAAAGAAATGCGAAAGAATCCCATCAAACCACTTCTGAAAAAGACACCAATGGGGTTTCACGGAATATTTCCGAGATTACTAGAGACGGGCAGGTGGTGCTGTATCAGGTCTCAGGGGACCAGAAACCGTTAGTGCTGAAGTACATCAAACCTAAAATACGAGGAGTCTTAGTTGTAGCTAAAGGGGCTGAGAATATGACTGTAAAGCGGATGATCTCCGAAGCTGTGGAACGGAGTCTGGATGTTCCGGCTCAGAAAATCTCAATCCTGCCCAAAAAACAATCTTAA
- a CDS encoding SpoIIIAH-like family protein, with the protein MNGKRQTIWLVSMLSLMVLLSAYYLFTEGVGKLKDVTQAQEQPTQVKVDLSELGKDGEKSETDAAGKKDGKSDTKTEGKDSTASGKQQDDSKAASTDAQVLEKMEQKKTGKEFFDQQLMKRNEVMQKEATRLMEIANDSKKTPEEVSKAEQDLKAIQDTVARVANVEDSLNKDFKNAVVVQEDNKWKVTVQANKLEKSQAVSIVDRMMKELKIGPEKVVVQYIQ; encoded by the coding sequence ATGAATGGAAAAAGACAAACAATCTGGCTGGTATCGATGCTGTCTTTAATGGTACTGCTATCGGCCTACTATCTGTTCACTGAGGGTGTGGGCAAACTTAAGGATGTTACGCAGGCACAAGAACAGCCGACACAGGTGAAAGTAGATTTGAGTGAACTCGGCAAGGACGGGGAAAAAAGTGAAACTGATGCAGCAGGAAAAAAAGACGGAAAGTCTGATACAAAAACAGAAGGAAAGGATAGTACGGCTTCTGGCAAACAGCAGGATGATTCAAAGGCAGCTTCCACAGATGCCCAGGTTCTTGAAAAAATGGAGCAGAAAAAAACCGGCAAAGAATTTTTTGACCAGCAGCTGATGAAACGCAATGAAGTCATGCAGAAGGAAGCTACCCGCCTCATGGAAATTGCCAATGATTCCAAGAAAACTCCCGAAGAAGTCAGCAAAGCCGAGCAGGATCTGAAAGCAATTCAGGATACAGTTGCCAGAGTAGCGAATGTAGAGGATAGTTTGAACAAAGATTTTAAAAATGCGGTGGTAGTGCAGGAAGACAATAAATGGAAAGTAACCGTCCAGGCCAATAAACTGGAAAAAAGCCAGGCTGTCTCTATTGTAGACCGTATGATGAAAGAGCTTAAGATCGGACCTGAGAAGGTAGTCGTCCAGTACATTCAGTAA
- the accB gene encoding acetyl-CoA carboxylase biotin carboxyl carrier protein → MYKLNEIKELLKLMDQTSLQELEIENEGSRILIRKANKTETVVVSASPVQQPVNPVIPAPALPAEQNQASVQPADQQDSGEQSGTELHKIVSPMVGTFYCSPAPGADAFVSPGTKVGDKTVVCIIEAMKLMNEIEAEVKGEIVDVLVENGQLVEYGQPLFLVKPE, encoded by the coding sequence ATGTACAAATTAAATGAAATTAAAGAACTTTTGAAATTGATGGATCAAACGTCCCTGCAGGAGCTGGAAATTGAGAATGAAGGTTCCCGCATTCTGATCCGCAAAGCGAATAAAACGGAAACTGTGGTAGTCTCTGCCTCGCCGGTACAACAACCCGTAAACCCTGTCATTCCTGCACCAGCATTGCCGGCGGAACAAAATCAAGCATCTGTCCAGCCTGCGGATCAGCAAGACAGCGGCGAACAGTCTGGAACTGAATTACATAAGATTGTATCTCCAATGGTAGGCACTTTTTATTGTTCACCAGCTCCCGGAGCAGATGCTTTCGTGTCACCGGGCACCAAAGTAGGGGATAAAACAGTCGTGTGTATCATAGAAGCGATGAAGCTGATGAACGAAATTGAAGCTGAAGTCAAAGGAGAGATTGTAGACGTTCTGGTAGAAAATGGCCAGCTTGTAGAATACGGGCAGCCATTGTTTTTGGTGAAACCGGAGTGA